The Orcinus orca chromosome 1, mOrcOrc1.1, whole genome shotgun sequence DNA window TTATTACAATTGGTTTATGCAGGATGAACATTTTCGGTGTTAAAATTGTTAAACATCATGCTTACTGCACATCAACTCTCCATAATGAATCTCAACTTCACAATGATTTACCaaacattttacttaaattactaattaaataactgaaaaatgtaCTGAGCCAAACTAAACTTAAATGGGctataaaggaaaataacctTCTAAACAGTCCATATACACATCTCTTTCGAAACTGCGTTTGCTAGCTAGCCCCTTTCCCAAGTTTTAGTCtgaaaaaacagtaaaatctACACAAAATTTTATTGCAATCATACAAGGGTAACATTAGGTCAAATACAACAAATACTATGATGCAATTTTACATGCATTAAACTACAGTTCAAAGCACAAATTTACACATTCTAAATACACTAAACATATCTAATGAAGTCACACTGGTCTTCCACTGACATTTGGTATATCTGGGTGAAAGATCTTAACTTTACAAGACTTTTTAACACGAATCCTTAGTATAAAAACTGTGTCCTTGTATGTAAACGTTTTAATGAGGAACCCAATTAATGGGCTTCCATCTCCACTaagtcatcctttttttttttttgcggtacgcgggcctctcactgttgtggcctctcccattgcggagcacaggctccggacacgcaggctcagcggccatggctcacgggcccagccgctccgcggcatgtgggatcttcccggactggggcacgaacccgtgtcccctacatcagcaggcggactctcaaccactgcgccaccagggaagcccaaagtcatccattttgttgcatattttattttaaacgcTTAAGGGGTAGGGCAAACTGGTAAGTTTAAATGTGGATACATTCTCTTCATCTCAATTACCCCCAGTGAATTATAGATGAGAGCTAATTTTGTCTGGTCCCAAATAGCTATTACTAGTAGTTTTTGTTTCCAAGAGAATTAACCGAATAAGATTGTTCAAATTTTTTCCACACTGGAATGTAGACCGGACAAGCTTAACCTGCAACTTCAGATCTAAAAAAGCGTTAATGCCTGCTAAAGCTTCAGTGGAAAAGCTGTCTTCTTGGCTCAACTGAATGCaagaaggcacaaagaagaagttcTTCATCATTGTGTCTGAAGTAATTCCAGAATCTTGCATCTCATACCAATCACTATATGACATCATATAATAAATAGCTGGCCTCTGAAAATCATTAAAAGCAGATGGTTCGTGAAAGAATCTGCTCCCATGTTATCAAAGATAAGCCAATCTCCCACATTCAGCTCAGGAAGAAGACAGTTTTCCACAATTTGATCAAGCTCATCACAGGATGGACCCCAAAGGCTGCTTGTAAACAGAGGCTCATCTTCCTTGTATTTCTTGTGAACCTCTGGAATGGTATTTAAGTCCTCAGACAGTTTACTTGCAAAAGAACCATAAACACCGTCGTTCATATAATACATGAAGGTTGGTTCATCACTTCCGGTTTTTCCTACTCCAGAGGAAAACTTATTTTCAACAACTTTCTTTGCAATGATATTAACTGCAAGTGTAAATGCAGAAGACACATAGTAGCTTCCGGGTTCAGAAATTATCTTAGTGTCAGATCCTTCAGGAAAGTAGACATCCAACAAAGGGCTGATAACATGATTAACCTCTTCCAATCGAAATTCGGTTCCTGTGAAGCCAATGTCTAACATGTTCATTGCGAAGCCAAATTCTCCAGCCATATCAAATACACATCGAGCATCAGATAGAGCATGTACATATACTTGAGATTCTTTGCAAGCACTTGAAACATGAAATTTAACCCCAATAATTTGGACATCAAGTTCCTTAGCACATTCCAAAAGATGCCTACATTTCTTCAGGGTAGTGCCAAACTTTGTTACCCTCTTCACCTCCAATATTATCTTCTGTTGCGATATGTAGTAAGACCTTGGCATTTGGGTCATCATGTGCAATTGTCTTCAATTTGACTTCATTGCCACATGTCATGATATTCACTCCAACTTTTGCCACATACTTTATCTGAGACTCTTGCTTGCCAGGACTTATGTAAATGATGTTTTCTGGAGATACACCCAATTCTTGCACTAAAGCCATTTCAGTTTTACTGGAACAAGCAAATCCAGTTCCAAGAGCTGCCCAAATGTCAAGTACAGCTGGAGTGGAGTTGCACTTTACCATGTAGAATGGCTTTATCTGGGCCACTGTGTTCTGCCACTGACTGTGTTTCTTCACAATCTTTCCAAGATCTCcccaaaaaaatgcatttttcccTGTCAGGATATGTTCATAAACATAGTTATCAACAACATTTCCAAGGTTTGTTCCTTCATCCAACGGGCCAACGGAGTAGTTTGCATCGTCAATAAATCCTTTCATCTCAGCCATATTCCACAAAGCCGAAAGTCATAaaccaggaaaaacaagagacGGGCCACCAAGCCTTACATCTGGGTCCTTAGAATATGCAACAAAATGGACAAGTTAGGAGATGGAACCCGCCTATCATCATCTAGCTTCCCAAGGTGGCTCAGCGTTGAAGTCGAACTGCTCTC harbors:
- the LOC101274589 gene encoding LOW QUALITY PROTEIN: antizyme inhibitor 1-like (The sequence of the model RefSeq protein was modified relative to this genomic sequence to represent the inferred CDS: inserted 2 bases in 1 codon); the encoded protein is MAEMKGFIDDANYSVGPLDEGTNLGNVVDNYVYEHILTGKNAFFWGDLGKIVKKHSQWQNTVAQIKPFYMVKCNSTPAVLDIWAALGTGFACSSKTEMALVQELGVSPENIIYISPGKQESQIKYVAKVGVNIMTCGNEVKLKTIAHDDPNAKVLLHIATEDNIGGEEGNXKFGTTLKKCRHLLECAKELDVQIIGVKFHVSSACKESQVYVHALSDARCVFDMAGEFGFAMNMLDIGFTGTEFRLEEVNHVISPLLDVYFPEGSDTKIISEPGSYYVSSAFTLAVNIIAKKVVENKFSSGVGKTGSDEPTFMYYMNDGVYGSFASKLSEDLNTIPEVHKKYKEDEPLFTSSLWGPSCDELDQIVENCLLPELNVGDWLIFDNMGADSFTNHLLLMIFRGQLFII